The proteins below come from a single Ictalurus furcatus strain D&B chromosome 15, Billie_1.0, whole genome shotgun sequence genomic window:
- the LOC128619606 gene encoding CD63 antigen, protein MEGAMKCVKFLFFFFNFIFWLCGLALIIVGVLARTAITRIPAIQEVASTGSPILIIVVGAVIFLIAFFGCCGAWKDNYCMVTTFVVLLSIIIIIEIGIAIGAYVLKGKLEDLPEKAVQEMMKNYTTNPDVQKDLDELQKELKCCGAVNASDWAFFKPDKNSVPDSCCKNISTNCGAGALKDANKIYTEGCGAALENLIKKNILWVGVAALVIAFIEILGVVFACTLMRGIRKGYEVM, encoded by the exons ATGGAGGGTGCAATGAAGTGCGTGAagttcctgttttttttcttcaactttaTCTTCTGG TTGTGTGGCCTGGCTCTCATCATAGTGGGCGTTTTGGCGAGGACTGCAATCACCAGGATTCCTGCGATTCAGGAGGTGGCCAGCACCGGATCCCCCATTCTGATCATCGTGGTAGGAGCCGTGATCTTCTTAATCGCCTTCTTCGGCTGTTGTGGAGCGTGGAAAGATAACTACTGCATGGTCACTACG TTTGTCGTCCTGCtctcaatcatcatcatcatcgaaATTGGAATAGCCATTGGTGCTTATGTCTTGAAAGGAAAG CTGGAGGATCTGCCGGAGAAGGCCGTGCAGGAAATGATGAAAAATTACACAACAAATCCAGATGTTCAGAAGGACCTGGACGAATTACAGAAAGAG ctGAAATGCTGTGGAGCAGTGAACGCTTCTGACTGGGCGTTCTTCAAGCCTGACAAGAACTCCGTTCCCGACTCCTGCTGCAAGAACATCTCAACCAACTGTGGAGCCGGAGCCCTGAAAGACGCCAACAAAATCTACACAGAG GGCTGTGGGGCTGCTTTGGAAAATCTTATCAAGAAAAACATTCTCTGGGTTGGCGTAGCAGCTCTTGTCATTGCCTTCATAGAG ATCTTGGGTGTTGTGTTTGCCTGCACGCTGATGAGAGGGATCCGCAAAGGCTACGAGGTCATGTGA